One segment of Plasmodium vivax chromosome 14, whole genome shotgun sequence DNA contains the following:
- a CDS encoding hypothetical protein, conserved (encoded by transcript PVX_121960A) codes for MEYAHRTALTETADDLRIENQNFLGEAGTVVRLVIAFVDILLLASLALDVNVSCDGYLRTWIIGAILLSFFLFSFVKRVQVLLKEDKGLLSEVLLMLVCFLWTYFGTIQINKASACQKSAPYLFWAVFTLVTTIWCSIIGLILSLMIITIGSFFVVRSKVE; via the exons atggaatatgCCCACAGGACTGCCCTCACGGAAACCGCGGACGATCTGAGGATTGAAAATCAGAATTTTTTGGGAG AAGCG gGAACGGTGGTGCGCCTGGTAATTGCATTTGTGGACATCCTACTACTAGCGAGCTTGGCACTGGATGTAAACGTTAGCTGCGATGGATATTTGC GAACATGGATCATAGGAGCAATATTAttg agttttttcttattttcttttGTAAAAAGAGTTCAAGTTTTGTTAAAGGAAGACAAAGGG cTACTCTCTGAAGTTCTTTTAATGCTAGTGTGCTTTTTGTGGACATACTTTGGGACAATTCAG ATTAACAAAGCCAGTGCCTGTCAAAAGAGCGCTCCTTACTTATTTTGGGCAGTGTTTACCTTAGTTACTACCATTTG GTGCTCCATCATAGGACTAATTTTAAGCCTGATGATTATAACAATA ggctccttttttgttgttcGATCGAAGGTagaataa